From Thermosipho affectus, a single genomic window includes:
- a CDS encoding Asp23/Gls24 family envelope stress response protein — MKMQTEFGELDITLNAIRKLVYFAILETYGPVSISSDSWFSKILSSEESRVKIQEDEFGHVKVDAYVELEYGTKISEVGRNIIENVKHKLQNLAGCESVEVNVHVIDVK; from the coding sequence ATGAAGATGCAAACCGAATTTGGAGAACTTGATATTACGTTGAATGCTATTAGAAAACTTGTTTATTTTGCGATACTTGAGACTTATGGACCTGTTAGTATTTCGTCAGATAGTTGGTTTTCAAAGATATTAAGTAGTGAAGAAAGTCGTGTGAAAATTCAAGAAGATGAATTTGGTCATGTTAAAGTAGATGCGTATGTTGAATTAGAGTACGGTACGAAAATTTCTGAGGTTGGGAGAAATATTATCGAAAATGTAAAACACAAGTTGCAAAATTTGGCTGGTTGTGAAAGTGTTGAGGTAAATGTTCATGTAATAGATGTAAAATAA
- the smpB gene encoding SsrA-binding protein SmpB, with protein sequence MKVIATNKKAYSDYNILETYEAGIELRGTEVKSLRESGANFKDSFCRIKKGEVFLLNLNIPQYRNGNLNNHDPERPRRLLLHKKEIHRLIGKVKEQGLTIIPTKIYFNNRGLVKVEIAVAKGKRKYDKREDIKKKEINRKIQEYLKRNR encoded by the coding sequence ATGAAAGTAATTGCAACTAACAAAAAGGCATATTCGGACTACAATATTTTGGAAACATATGAAGCTGGTATAGAATTAAGAGGGACGGAAGTAAAATCTTTACGTGAATCGGGGGCAAATTTTAAAGATAGTTTTTGTAGAATTAAAAAAGGAGAAGTTTTTTTACTAAATTTGAATATTCCTCAATATAGAAATGGTAACTTAAACAATCACGATCCGGAAAGACCAAGAAGGTTACTTCTACATAAAAAGGAGATTCATAGATTAATTGGAAAAGTAAAAGAACAAGGTTTAACAATTATTCCAACAAAGATATATTTTAACAATAGGGGTTTGGTAAAAGTGGAGATAGCCGTTGCAAAAGGTAAAAGAAAATATGATAAAAGGGAAGATATAAAGAAAAAAGAAATTAATAGGAAAATTCAAGAATATTTAAAAAGAAATAGATAA
- a CDS encoding DUF4899 domain-containing protein, with protein sequence MDLYFVKVKGRSKATAEVFLGYLFGKVNNVPEFDFLMVPLRFSERLDDVDLKANILDFRENFEKLKNELLLDSVVEDLTLSFNSFLNTIFNKRGKIALGIELTTAVKENDIELLKVILSNVLEEWSPKADIEVVAEGLTLEEYSAYNIMDLKEDYEETIIRKLYERTDLKELPEFFPVIDPINGESIVNFDIGDAIYVVPVTFGKIEEKLKNAFPKNFSDDGKVLPFQGKIISKELVPTRKGTLYLCKIDLGNEIYGKFIISPTFKILFDEQIIIEKEKNKEKTKQKPKVKVVKPANLNMPSGSEIFWAFITTMMFSGLLIIILYFLKIL encoded by the coding sequence ATGGACCTATATTTTGTTAAGGTAAAAGGTAGAAGTAAGGCTACTGCTGAAGTTTTTTTGGGATATCTGTTTGGAAAAGTAAATAACGTGCCTGAATTTGATTTTTTAATGGTACCGCTTAGGTTTTCAGAAAGACTTGATGATGTAGATTTAAAAGCCAATATATTGGATTTTAGAGAAAATTTTGAAAAGTTGAAAAATGAACTTCTTCTAGATTCCGTGGTGGAAGATTTAACTTTGTCTTTTAACTCGTTTTTAAATACAATCTTTAACAAAAGGGGAAAAATAGCACTTGGAATAGAGTTAACGACAGCGGTAAAAGAGAACGATATTGAGTTGTTAAAAGTTATTCTCTCAAATGTTTTAGAAGAATGGTCTCCAAAGGCTGATATAGAAGTTGTTGCTGAAGGGTTAACGCTTGAAGAGTATTCGGCGTACAATATAATGGATTTAAAAGAAGACTACGAGGAAACGATAATAAGGAAGTTGTATGAACGTACGGATTTAAAAGAATTGCCAGAATTTTTCCCAGTAATTGATCCTATTAACGGAGAATCTATTGTAAATTTTGATATTGGAGATGCAATTTATGTTGTTCCTGTAACATTTGGAAAAATTGAAGAAAAATTGAAAAATGCGTTTCCTAAGAATTTTTCGGATGATGGAAAGGTATTACCTTTTCAAGGCAAGATAATTTCAAAAGAGCTAGTGCCCACAAGAAAAGGAACGCTTTATTTGTGTAAAATAGATTTGGGAAATGAAATTTATGGAAAGTTTATAATAAGTCCGACTTTTAAAATTTTATTTGATGAACAAATAATTATAGAAAAAGAAAAAAACAAAGAAAAAACAAAGCAAAAACCAAAGGTAAAAGTTGTAAAGCCCGCAAATTTAAACATGCCTTCTGGTTCTGAGATATTTTGGGCATTTATAACAACAATGATGTTTTCTGGACTTTTGATTATTATATTGTATTTTCTAAAAATACTGTAG
- a CDS encoding glucose-1-phosphate adenylyltransferase, with protein sequence MKNVVALILAGGQGTRLGVLTEKIAKPAVQFGGKYRLIDFTLSNCVNSGIYKIGVLTQYKPHLLNRHIGIGKPWDLDRKDGGVTILQPYSTEEIGVWYKGTADAVYSNIEFVDSYSPDYVLILSGDHVYSMDYNELVDYHRAKSALATVACMEVPLSEASRFGIMVTDLENRIVEFQEKPKVPKSTLASLGIYVFQWNFIREILIKDSKDKNSSHDFGKDIIPKILETERIFAFPFEGYWKDVGTIYSYWESNLELTRPIPPFNIHDENWRIYTHSEEMPPAYISKDSKTKNSLISEGCEIYGDVYNSVLAQGVEIGRGTVVKNSVIMSRVKIGDDCVIENAIVAENVFIGDGVKIGVGNFSESKLNKKIYNSEITVVGMDSVIENKVQIGKNCVVGNDKIVNKDVPSGEYI encoded by the coding sequence GTGAAAAATGTTGTTGCGTTAATTTTAGCTGGTGGGCAAGGAACAAGGTTAGGTGTGTTAACTGAAAAAATTGCGAAACCCGCTGTTCAATTTGGTGGGAAGTATAGATTAATAGATTTTACACTAAGTAATTGTGTGAATTCTGGAATATACAAGATTGGAGTGCTAACGCAATATAAACCACATTTGTTAAATAGACATATTGGTATAGGAAAACCATGGGATTTGGATAGGAAGGATGGAGGGGTTACCATACTCCAACCATATTCCACTGAAGAAATCGGTGTTTGGTATAAAGGAACGGCAGATGCAGTGTATAGTAATATAGAATTTGTGGATAGTTATAGTCCAGATTATGTGTTAATATTATCTGGTGATCACGTATATTCTATGGATTATAATGAGCTTGTTGATTATCATCGAGCTAAAAGTGCATTAGCCACCGTAGCTTGTATGGAAGTACCACTTTCTGAGGCAAGCAGATTTGGAATCATGGTTACAGATTTGGAAAATAGAATAGTGGAGTTTCAGGAGAAACCAAAGGTACCAAAGTCTACATTGGCATCTTTGGGTATATACGTATTTCAATGGAACTTTATTCGAGAGATATTAATAAAAGATTCAAAGGATAAGAATAGTTCTCATGATTTTGGGAAAGATATTATCCCAAAGATTTTAGAGACAGAGAGAATTTTTGCATTTCCTTTTGAAGGATATTGGAAAGATGTGGGAACTATATATTCGTATTGGGAATCTAATTTGGAACTTACCAGACCTATTCCACCGTTTAACATTCATGATGAAAATTGGAGGATTTATACACATTCTGAGGAAATGCCACCGGCTTATATTTCAAAAGATTCCAAAACAAAAAATTCGTTGATCAGTGAAGGTTGTGAAATTTACGGAGATGTTTATAATTCAGTACTTGCACAAGGTGTAGAGATAGGAAGAGGAACTGTTGTGAAAAATTCCGTTATAATGTCTAGAGTAAAGATAGGTGATGATTGTGTGATTGAGAATGCAATTGTTGCGGAAAATGTCTTTATTGGGGATGGTGTAAAGATTGGAGTAGGTAATTTTTCAGAAAGTAAATTAAATAAAAAGATTTATAACTCTGAAATAACTGTTGTAGGTATGGATAGTGTTATAGAAAACAAAGTACAAATAGGAAAAAATTGTGTAGTGGGAAATGATAAGATAGTTAATAAAGATGTACCATCAGGAGAGTATATATAG
- the deoC gene encoding deoxyribose-phosphate aldolase codes for MNLEKLIEDKIKEFHESYKFELKDIKVEEVNKYIEHTNLKATTTEEEIKKLCDEAKEYNFRGVCVNPSFVPLVSAQLKGTDVKVVTVVGFPLGATSIKSKAYEAKIAAEEGADEIDMVLHIGYLKSRNYEYVYQDIKAVVEASKKPVKVIIETCYLTDEEKIVACVISKEAGASFVKTSTGFGTAGAKAEDVNLMRWVVGNLGVKASGGVKTFEDAIKMIKAGANSIGTSSGVSIVRK; via the coding sequence ATGAATTTGGAAAAATTAATAGAGGATAAGATTAAGGAGTTTCACGAAAGTTATAAGTTTGAATTGAAAGATATAAAGGTAGAAGAAGTTAATAAATATATTGAACATACAAATTTGAAGGCCACTACTACAGAAGAAGAAATAAAAAAATTGTGTGATGAAGCAAAAGAGTATAATTTTAGAGGGGTATGTGTGAATCCTTCCTTTGTTCCGCTCGTAAGTGCTCAATTAAAAGGGACGGATGTTAAAGTTGTAACGGTAGTTGGTTTTCCTTTAGGTGCAACTTCTATTAAATCAAAAGCATATGAAGCAAAAATTGCTGCGGAAGAAGGTGCTGACGAGATAGATATGGTTTTACACATTGGTTATTTAAAGAGTAGAAACTACGAATATGTATACCAAGATATAAAAGCTGTTGTTGAGGCTTCAAAAAAGCCTGTAAAAGTTATTATTGAAACTTGTTATTTGACAGATGAGGAAAAGATTGTCGCATGTGTTATTTCAAAAGAAGCAGGGGCATCTTTTGTAAAAACTTCTACGGGTTTTGGTACAGCTGGTGCAAAGGCAGAAGATGTAAATCTAATGAGATGGGTAGTTGGTAATTTGGGTGTTAAGGCATCTGGCGGTGTAAAGACTTTTGAAGATGCAATAAAGATGATCAAGGCGGGAGCAAATAGTATTGGAACGAGTTCAGGTGTTTCAATTGTTAGAAAGTAG
- the glgD gene encoding glucose-1-phosphate adenylyltransferase subunit GlgD has product MKVLGLILAGGKSEKLGPLVYKRASAALPIGGKYRSIDFTLSNMVNSGIIKVGVLTQYNPRSLMDHLGSGKEWDLDRKKGGLFILQPYIGFSGEYWYKGTADAIFQNMTILRRGEEDYVLIGSGDHIYKMNYNDLYLYHFSKGADITLVTKDLDDSYDMREYGSVVVDDNMRILHFHEKVENPPSRKAFLGVYFMNKHLLMELLYSTVPNGGNDLLLDVILPRINELNVYAYDFKGYWRNIKKGVREYFKINMDIVCDRNVRDELFYENGKVYTKIKDFPPAKFTANSSVKNSIVADGCIISGMVENSVIFRGVIVKAGAKVENSIIMQGTVIEEGAVVKNAIMDKDCLIREGQKVIGDFEPVILEKRTTI; this is encoded by the coding sequence TTGAAGGTTTTGGGCTTAATCCTTGCAGGGGGAAAAAGCGAAAAGTTGGGGCCTTTGGTATATAAAAGGGCAAGTGCAGCGTTGCCAATTGGAGGAAAATACAGGTCTATAGATTTTACATTAAGTAATATGGTAAACTCAGGGATAATAAAGGTGGGAGTATTGACTCAATATAACCCAAGAAGTTTAATGGATCATCTTGGTTCTGGAAAAGAATGGGATTTGGATAGAAAAAAAGGTGGACTCTTTATTTTACAACCGTATATAGGTTTTTCGGGAGAATATTGGTATAAAGGGACGGCTGATGCAATATTTCAAAATATGACTATTTTAAGACGTGGTGAGGAAGACTATGTGCTTATAGGTTCTGGTGATCATATTTATAAGATGAATTATAATGATTTATACCTTTATCACTTTTCAAAGGGAGCAGATATTACCCTTGTAACTAAAGATTTAGATGATTCATATGATATGAGGGAATACGGAAGTGTTGTTGTGGATGATAATATGAGAATACTTCACTTTCACGAAAAGGTGGAAAATCCACCAAGTAGAAAGGCGTTTTTAGGAGTCTATTTTATGAATAAACACCTTCTAATGGAACTTTTATATTCTACTGTTCCAAACGGTGGAAATGATTTGTTGTTAGATGTTATACTACCTCGGATTAATGAATTGAACGTTTATGCATATGATTTTAAGGGATATTGGAGAAATATAAAGAAGGGAGTAAGAGAGTATTTTAAAATAAATATGGATATTGTTTGTGATAGAAATGTTAGAGATGAACTTTTTTACGAAAATGGTAAGGTATACACTAAAATAAAAGATTTTCCACCGGCAAAGTTTACTGCAAATTCAAGTGTAAAGAACTCCATAGTTGCAGATGGATGTATAATTTCAGGTATGGTAGAAAATTCCGTTATTTTTAGGGGAGTTATTGTTAAGGCTGGTGCAAAAGTTGAAAATTCCATTATTATGCAAGGTACGGTAATTGAAGAAGGGGCTGTTGTAAAGAATGCAATAATGGATAAAGATTGTTTAATAAGAGAAGGGCAGAAGGTTATAGGAGACTTTGAACCGGTTATTTTGGAAAAGAGAACAACGATTTAG
- the dxs gene encoding 1-deoxy-D-xylulose-5-phosphate synthase, which produces MNYIEYIRSLDYEDLEKFAGKIRNYIIEVVSKNGGHLASNLGVVELTLALYRVFDPYRDYIIWDTSHQTYTHKLLTGRWELFPTIRKFGGLSGYTNIFETKYDRFGAGHVGTAIAAALGIEKALKLNGENSNVLVVIGDGALTSGESLEALNQIKTLNSKIKIIINNNSMSISKNVGALSHFLEKMRTSKIYLDAKKTMKSRLSKGVEKELKKLRDALKVSLTGEDFFESLGLKHFGPLNGHNLKELEDEFKRIKDYEYPSVITVNTVKGKGFEISELDPEMYHSAAKFDISSGTFVKESGIISYSEAFGKTLAKVAEKDEKIVAITAAMKKGTGLFEFAKKFPERFFDLGITEQMCVTFAGGLATLGLKPIFAVYSTFLQRGFDQIIHDIALQKLPVIFAIDRAGVVGEDGPTHHGVFDIAYMRMIPNVKIYAPKNIQDLMGTLYTLLNKELSGPVAIRYPRDYEFGKFEELYDKIKMIDLDKWEILNFGKEVAIVATGYPTMGALNVAKKNNWTLVFARSIKPVDEEVIEWVFENHRVVFSVEEGVKAGGFGEELLNFGKVEILAIEDEFVTHGTRKQLLKLLKLDENGIEERIKEVFERRSIYEDANRIWRT; this is translated from the coding sequence TTGAATTATATAGAGTATATTAGATCATTAGATTATGAGGATTTAGAAAAGTTTGCAGGAAAGATAAGAAATTACATAATTGAAGTTGTTTCGAAAAATGGTGGACATCTTGCTTCAAATTTAGGAGTTGTAGAATTGACTTTGGCATTGTACAGAGTTTTTGATCCTTACAGAGATTATATAATTTGGGATACAAGTCATCAAACATATACTCACAAACTTTTAACGGGAAGGTGGGAGCTTTTCCCCACTATTAGAAAGTTTGGAGGGTTGAGTGGATATACTAATATATTTGAAACAAAGTACGATAGATTTGGTGCAGGACATGTTGGAACTGCTATTGCTGCAGCTCTTGGAATTGAGAAGGCTCTGAAATTAAATGGAGAAAATTCAAATGTGCTTGTTGTAATTGGAGATGGAGCGCTTACCTCAGGTGAATCACTTGAGGCGCTAAATCAAATAAAGACGTTAAATTCAAAGATAAAGATAATTATTAATAACAATTCCATGTCTATATCCAAAAATGTAGGTGCATTGTCGCACTTTCTTGAAAAAATGAGAACTAGTAAAATTTATTTAGATGCAAAAAAGACGATGAAAAGTAGACTTTCAAAGGGTGTTGAAAAAGAATTAAAAAAATTAAGGGATGCATTAAAGGTTTCATTGACTGGTGAGGACTTCTTTGAAAGTTTAGGATTAAAGCACTTTGGACCACTTAATGGACATAATTTAAAGGAATTGGAAGATGAATTTAAAAGGATCAAAGATTATGAATATCCTTCTGTTATAACTGTAAATACGGTTAAGGGAAAAGGATTTGAAATTTCCGAATTAGATCCAGAGATGTATCACAGTGCCGCCAAATTTGATATTTCATCTGGGACCTTTGTAAAAGAAAGTGGGATAATTTCATATAGTGAAGCTTTTGGAAAAACACTTGCAAAGGTTGCCGAAAAAGATGAAAAGATAGTAGCGATTACTGCGGCGATGAAAAAGGGTACAGGACTTTTTGAATTTGCAAAGAAATTTCCAGAAAGATTTTTTGATCTTGGTATTACAGAACAAATGTGTGTTACTTTTGCTGGTGGACTAGCTACACTTGGATTAAAGCCAATTTTTGCCGTGTATTCGACCTTTTTACAAAGGGGATTTGATCAAATAATACATGATATTGCACTTCAAAAACTTCCAGTAATTTTTGCAATTGATAGGGCAGGCGTGGTAGGTGAAGATGGTCCTACCCATCATGGGGTTTTTGATATAGCTTACATGAGAATGATTCCAAATGTGAAAATATATGCTCCAAAGAATATACAGGATTTGATGGGCACTTTATATACACTTTTAAATAAAGAATTATCGGGACCTGTTGCAATTAGATATCCCCGTGATTATGAATTTGGAAAATTTGAAGAGTTATATGATAAAATAAAAATGATAGATTTAGATAAATGGGAAATTCTTAATTTTGGGAAGGAAGTTGCAATTGTTGCAACAGGTTATCCAACAATGGGCGCGTTAAATGTTGCAAAGAAAAATAATTGGACACTCGTTTTTGCAAGAAGTATTAAACCAGTTGATGAAGAAGTAATAGAGTGGGTGTTTGAAAATCATCGAGTGGTTTTTTCAGTTGAGGAAGGTGTGAAAGCCGGAGGTTTTGGAGAAGAATTGTTAAACTTTGGAAAAGTGGAAATTTTAGCCATTGAGGATGAATTTGTAACGCATGGTACTAGGAAGCAATTGTTGAAATTGTTAAAGTTAGATGAAAACGGCATTGAAGAAAGGATAAAAGAGGTTTTTGAGAGGAGGAGTATATATGAAGATGCAAACCGAATTTGGAGAACTTGA
- a CDS encoding DAK2 domain-containing protein — protein sequence MNKLNGKELKLLFMKGTENLLKHKDEINALNVFPVPDGDTGSNMSATMLEGCKYLENVDNETLDNVINAIRNGTLMGARGNSGVILSQIFRGFTDALKDKSEVDIVDFAQAFSSAKDVAYGAVMKPVEGTILTAIRYLAENFEVLSEQKDFKTFFEKVLEILDSAVKDTPNMLKKLKDAGVVDAGAKGLYYIAEGFSKYINGETDINLDIKTTAMPVDEINMIPEDLKYQYCTELIVRSYDDISYEEEKELRDFLHEMGDSVVFFLQDNIIKLHVHTNNPGVVIEKFLTKGELLKVKIDNMKEQHEHFISKEQGEPKKNGIVAVSPSDGISRILKDLAVDEIVLGGQTMNPSTADLKVAVESVNAENVFIFPNNSNIILAAKQVAETTKDKNVYVVETKNVQECIAAMIRNVPDESPERLFEIFKETIKEISTISITRAVRNAKLQGEKIKKDEYLVFLNNKFVVHDFDFQIALKKTFEKIEDIDEKEIVTLIVGKEATPVELDIFKKFIEEKYSFLEIETYEGGQVHYPFLILVE from the coding sequence TTGAATAAATTAAATGGGAAAGAGTTAAAACTTCTGTTTATGAAAGGAACAGAAAATTTGTTGAAGCACAAGGATGAAATAAATGCTTTAAATGTTTTTCCTGTACCAGATGGAGATACAGGATCTAATATGTCAGCAACAATGCTAGAAGGTTGTAAGTATTTGGAAAATGTAGATAATGAAACATTAGATAATGTTATAAATGCCATTCGAAATGGGACATTGATGGGAGCACGTGGTAATTCTGGTGTTATATTATCACAAATATTTAGGGGCTTTACCGATGCACTAAAGGATAAGAGTGAGGTTGATATTGTTGATTTTGCACAGGCATTTAGCTCTGCAAAAGATGTGGCGTATGGAGCTGTTATGAAGCCTGTTGAAGGTACAATATTAACTGCCATAAGGTATTTGGCGGAAAATTTTGAGGTACTTTCAGAACAAAAGGATTTTAAAACATTCTTTGAGAAGGTTTTGGAAATATTGGATTCTGCGGTAAAAGATACGCCTAATATGTTGAAAAAATTAAAAGATGCAGGAGTGGTTGATGCTGGTGCCAAAGGATTATACTATATAGCAGAAGGTTTTTCAAAATACATTAATGGTGAAACAGATATTAATTTAGATATAAAAACTACGGCGATGCCCGTAGATGAGATTAATATGATTCCAGAGGATTTAAAGTACCAATATTGTACAGAACTTATTGTTCGTTCATATGATGATATCTCTTATGAAGAAGAAAAAGAGTTAAGAGACTTTTTGCATGAAATGGGAGATTCTGTGGTCTTTTTCTTGCAAGATAATATAATCAAATTACATGTGCATACAAATAATCCAGGAGTTGTTATTGAAAAATTTTTAACTAAAGGTGAATTGTTAAAGGTTAAGATAGATAACATGAAAGAACAACACGAACATTTTATATCAAAAGAACAAGGAGAACCAAAAAAGAACGGAATAGTTGCAGTTTCGCCCAGTGATGGCATTTCAAGAATATTAAAGGATTTAGCAGTTGATGAGATAGTTTTAGGTGGGCAAACCATGAACCCCAGTACTGCGGATTTAAAAGTTGCAGTGGAAAGTGTAAATGCTGAAAATGTTTTTATTTTTCCAAATAATTCAAATATAATACTGGCGGCAAAGCAAGTTGCGGAAACGACAAAAGATAAAAACGTTTATGTTGTTGAAACCAAAAACGTACAAGAATGTATAGCGGCGATGATAAGAAATGTACCAGATGAATCTCCTGAGAGGTTATTTGAAATATTTAAAGAGACAATAAAGGAAATTTCAACTATATCTATAACTAGGGCGGTTAGAAATGCGAAATTGCAAGGAGAAAAAATAAAAAAGGATGAATACTTAGTTTTTTTGAATAATAAATTTGTTGTGCATGATTTTGACTTTCAAATTGCTTTGAAAAAAACATTTGAGAAAATAGAGGACATAGATGAAAAGGAAATAGTTACTTTAATCGTTGGGAAAGAGGCAACACCAGTTGAATTGGATATTTTTAAAAAGTTTATTGAGGAAAAGTATTCATTTTTGGAAATTGAGACATATGAGGGAGGACAAGTGCATTATCCATTTTTAATTTTAGTTGAGTAG
- the csrA gene encoding carbon storage regulator CsrA, whose translation MLVLTRKIGESIMIGNNIEVKVLKVDGGEVKIGITAPKSVRVLRRELYDEIRMENKKAIDFNLKDISEVKRFDDR comes from the coding sequence GTGCTTGTTTTGACTAGAAAAATAGGTGAAAGTATAATGATTGGTAATAATATTGAAGTTAAGGTTTTGAAGGTAGATGGTGGGGAAGTAAAAATAGGTATAACTGCGCCAAAGTCTGTTAGAGTATTGAGACGAGAACTGTATGATGAGATAAGGATGGAAAATAAAAAGGCAATAGATTTTAATTTAAAAGATATATCGGAGGTGAAGAGATTTGACGATAGATAA
- a CDS encoding alpha/beta hydrolase: MIYSFTRGTPEKGWVVVVHGLGEHIGRYEKLIDGLVNKGYGVIGFDLPGHGKSSGKRGHTSIEEVMMVINELTVNLNKFHIFGHSLGGLISIRYAQENLNRIKSLVVSSPALYVKTSFSQKLLLSVFGLFYPSFTLSNGISPENLSRNEEAVKKYVEDELIHDKISVKLARSILKNVALAHEKVGIIYTPTLMLVGTNDRVTPPQGSYLFFNNLQIMKENKKLIRFEGAYHEIFEDEEWSEEFYNRIFEWYEKR; the protein is encoded by the coding sequence GTGATATATTCATTTACTAGGGGTACTCCAGAAAAGGGATGGGTTGTCGTTGTTCATGGTTTAGGAGAACATATTGGAAGATATGAAAAATTAATAGATGGATTGGTAAATAAAGGGTATGGTGTAATCGGTTTTGATTTACCAGGACATGGAAAAAGTTCAGGAAAAAGAGGACATACTTCCATTGAGGAAGTAATGATGGTGATAAATGAACTTACTGTAAATCTCAATAAATTTCATATTTTCGGACATAGTCTTGGTGGGCTTATCTCTATACGATATGCTCAAGAGAATTTGAATAGAATAAAATCTTTAGTTGTTTCATCACCTGCGTTGTATGTAAAGACTTCTTTTTCACAGAAGTTATTACTTTCTGTTTTTGGACTTTTTTACCCTTCTTTTACGCTTTCAAATGGAATTTCTCCTGAAAATTTATCTAGAAATGAAGAAGCGGTGAAGAAATACGTGGAGGATGAATTGATTCACGATAAAATTAGTGTTAAGCTTGCAAGGAGTATATTGAAAAATGTAGCGCTTGCACATGAAAAAGTTGGAATAATTTACACTCCCACATTAATGTTAGTTGGTACAAATGATAGAGTTACGCCACCACAAGGTAGTTATTTATTCTTTAACAATCTTCAGATTATGAAGGAAAATAAGAAATTAATTAGATTTGAGGGAGCCTATCATGAAATATTTGAAGATGAGGAGTGGAGTGAAGAGTTTTACAATAGGATCTTTGAATGGTATGAAAAGAGGTGA
- the fliW gene encoding flagellar assembly protein FliW, whose product MKYKTKLGELDIEEKEVILFENGLPGFEHLRKFSVISLKDTLPIMWLVSLEDENVAFPIMDPWLVYKDYEFEISSEDVKELEIKDRERVAVWVILTIPHGNPKETTVNLLAPVVINLENGKGKQIILDVDKYSTKHKLASLEK is encoded by the coding sequence TTGAAGTATAAAACCAAGTTGGGAGAACTTGATATAGAGGAAAAAGAAGTTATTCTATTTGAAAATGGGTTACCTGGTTTTGAGCATTTAAGAAAATTTTCCGTGATTTCCCTTAAAGATACGCTTCCAATAATGTGGCTTGTATCCCTTGAAGATGAAAATGTGGCTTTCCCCATTATGGATCCTTGGTTAGTGTATAAAGATTATGAATTTGAAATTTCTTCTGAAGATGTAAAAGAACTTGAAATAAAAGATAGAGAAAGGGTTGCAGTTTGGGTTATTTTGACAATACCGCATGGAAACCCAAAAGAAACGACGGTGAATTTACTGGCGCCCGTTGTTATAAATCTTGAAAATGGGAAGGGAAAACAAATAATTTTAGATGTGGATAAGTACAGTACTAAACATAAATTAGCTTCTTTGGAAAAATGA
- a CDS encoding SoxR reducing system RseC family protein, with protein MKELFRISKIEGKYIYLDRDVSACGACALSGSCNVKSVSTLKVEKDEKFDYFPGDFVILDLKYKPTFLAFMLYGLPVILLILGVGLGAFLKLSDLFSFFIGIGFMGIAFLINKILDKRFKPVILDVRHIKGG; from the coding sequence ATGAAGGAATTGTTTAGAATTTCAAAAATTGAGGGAAAATATATATATCTTGATAGAGATGTGAGTGCTTGTGGGGCGTGTGCTTTATCTGGAAGTTGTAATGTAAAAAGTGTTTCTACTTTGAAAGTTGAGAAAGACGAAAAATTTGACTATTTTCCAGGTGATTTTGTAATACTTGATTTGAAGTATAAGCCTACGTTTCTGGCGTTTATGTTGTATGGACTTCCCGTGATTTTATTAATTTTAGGAGTGGGGTTAGGTGCTTTTTTAAAGCTTTCAGACTTGTTTAGTTTTTTTATTGGCATTGGATTTATGGGCATTGCGTTTTTAATTAACAAAATTTTGGATAAAAGGTTTAAACCTGTTATTTTAGATGTGCGGCACATCAAGGGGGGATAA
- the gatC gene encoding Asp-tRNA(Asn)/Glu-tRNA(Gln) amidotransferase subunit GatC — MTIDKKLVKDIAFLARLEISNEEKFIEEMQKIVDYFELLNEVDTEGVEPMYTPIEERYKLSERNRKDFEDAELIRNNFPKRENNYLKVPGIHK, encoded by the coding sequence TTGACGATAGATAAAAAATTAGTTAAAGATATTGCATTTCTTGCACGTCTTGAGATTTCCAACGAAGAAAAATTTATTGAGGAAATGCAAAAAATTGTGGATTATTTTGAATTGTTAAATGAAGTAGATACAGAAGGAGTAGAACCTATGTATACACCAATTGAAGAAAGATACAAACTTTCTGAGAGAAATAGGAAAGACTTTGAAGATGCGGAATTAATAAGAAATAATTTCCCAAAAAGGGAAAACAATTATTTAAAGGTACCTGGTATTCACAAATAG